A genome region from Candidatus Beckwithbacteria bacterium includes the following:
- the ftsW gene encoding putative lipid II flippase FtsW has translation MLKSFIKAKRPDLTLLVLVIGISLFGLIMVYNASVMEAWQLFSDKYHFLKLQSLWLVIGLFFMLVMTYIPLELVKKSAPVLLIINLVLLIAVLIPGIGSQALGARRWLNLGPFSPQPTEITKLSLSIYLAAWLMKERSFWHYLLILALVLGLIMLQPDLGTAIVVVFSSISVYYISGANLFKLFILGIGGGLSGIGLIFSSSYRKERLLTFLNPAHDPLGSSYHIRQALIAIGSGGLFGLGLGQSRQKYQFLPQVTTDSIFAVIAEELGFIGAAVVIILLFVIIFHSFKIARDSSDNFSRLLAAGIASWLAIQVVINLAAMLSLLPLTGVPLPFISYGGSSLIITLTGIGLLLNISRYHVGAKKR, from the coding sequence ATGTTAAAAAGCTTCATTAAAGCTAAAAGGCCGGACTTAACTCTTTTAGTTTTAGTTATCGGTATTTCCCTGTTCGGTTTGATTATGGTTTACAACGCCTCGGTGATGGAGGCTTGGCAGCTTTTCAGCGACAAATACCATTTCCTTAAACTTCAGTCTTTGTGGTTAGTGATCGGTTTATTTTTTATGTTAGTGATGACGTATATTCCGTTGGAGCTGGTTAAAAAATCTGCTCCTGTCTTGCTCATTATTAACCTAGTTTTACTGATTGCTGTTTTAATTCCCGGAATCGGCAGTCAGGCTCTCGGGGCGAGGCGCTGGCTTAACCTTGGCCCTTTTTCCCCTCAACCAACCGAGATAACCAAACTTAGCTTAAGTATTTATCTAGCCGCTTGGCTAATGAAAGAACGCTCTTTCTGGCATTATTTGTTAATTTTAGCTTTAGTTTTAGGTTTGATTATGCTGCAGCCGGATCTTGGTACAGCGATTGTAGTCGTTTTTAGCAGTATCTCGGTTTATTATATTTCCGGCGCCAATTTATTTAAGCTATTTATTTTAGGAATTGGCGGTGGGTTAAGCGGGATTGGTTTAATTTTCAGTTCCAGCTACCGCAAGGAAAGACTGTTAACTTTTTTAAATCCGGCGCATGATCCTTTAGGCAGTTCTTATCACATCCGCCAAGCCTTAATTGCGATTGGCTCCGGTGGTTTATTTGGTTTAGGTTTGGGCCAGTCGCGCCAAAAATATCAGTTTTTACCCCAGGTAACCACTGACTCAATTTTTGCCGTCATTGCCGAAGAGCTGGGATTTATCGGCGCTGCTGTTGTGATTATTCTTCTATTTGTGATTATTTTTCACTCTTTTAAAATTGCCAGAGACAGTAGTGATAATTTCTCACGGCTGTTAGCCGCCGGTATCGCCAGCTGGTTAGCGATCCAGGTGGTGATTAATCTTGCTGCCATGCTTTCCCTTTTGCCCTTGACCGGTGTACCCCTGCCCTTTATTTCTTACGGCGGATCGTCTTTAATAATTACGTTGACAGGAATCGGACTTTTATTAAATATTTCCCGTTATCACGTCGGTGCTAAAAAAAGATGA
- a CDS encoding class I tRNA ligase family protein, giving the protein MSQKPFFKDEPAVPNFVDLEEKLLKNWDQQGIVKQYLAKNAKSKKKFSFLDGPITANNPMGVHHARGRTYKDLWQRYFTMKGYAGRYQNGFDCQGLWVEVEVEKELGFRSKRDIAKYGVEKFVNQCKARVLKYSAIQTKQSQRLGMWCDWANSYFTMSDANNYAIWHFLKVCHERNWLYKGHDSVPWCPRCETAISQHEMLTEDYKEIVHQAIYLELPLVNRTKEYLLVWTTTPWTIPANISVAVDKKLDYSLVEGDSGNQFWVVKDRVQAIFGPDPKIIKTIKGKELVGLQYSAPFDDLAAVAAVAKKYPAKFHRVIATDTLILPVTTTEGTGLIHTAVSAGAEDFKLGQKYGLPLIPVISDNADYLPELGWLAGLNAKKHPEIILDYLTKLDASGHDCVFKIEPYKHRYPACWRCKSELVWKVTDEWYIAMDRPDPTDKKKRTLRQELMAVAKKVNWIPSFGLERELDWLQNMHDWLISKKNRYWGLALPIYECPECGHFEVIGSKEELKKQAVSGWDQFSGHTPHKPWVDYVKTKCSHCGTIVSRVEPVGNPWLDAGIVPFSTLPEAWFPADFITEAFPGQFKNWFYAMLVMSTVLKKTNPYKTVLGYESVVGEDGRPMHKSWGNAIEFNDGAQKIGVDIMRWMYCQTLPTAVLPFGFRKAEEIRRQFFLILWNSYRFFTTQANVQNWQPPLRTPYSAVRTNNILDRWIISRLNQTIKVVTGSLDKYYTALATETLEKFISDFSTWYIRRSRNRPQSLPVMYHSLVILSQLLAPFIPFLSEYLFRQLTHQQSVHLSDWPKADPALINQSLEKDMLKARQLVELIHSQRKALNLKVRQPLAKATVNSPVFGSSELRNLILEETNIKKLIFKGKGDGKVILDTKLTPQLEAEGKTRDLIRAIQSARKQAGTSLDEEINLELPDWPKAFEAEIKKKTLVKKLILAKALKVIRLCRS; this is encoded by the coding sequence ATGAGTCAAAAACCCTTTTTTAAAGACGAGCCGGCCGTGCCGAATTTTGTTGATTTGGAAGAGAAACTTTTAAAAAACTGGGACCAACAGGGGATTGTCAAACAATATTTAGCCAAAAATGCTAAATCGAAAAAGAAATTTTCTTTCTTAGACGGTCCGATCACGGCCAATAACCCCATGGGGGTCCATCATGCCCGCGGCCGGACCTATAAAGATTTGTGGCAACGGTATTTCACCATGAAAGGCTATGCCGGCCGTTACCAGAACGGCTTTGACTGCCAGGGTCTTTGGGTCGAAGTCGAAGTCGAAAAAGAGTTGGGCTTTAGAAGCAAAAGAGATATTGCCAAATATGGCGTAGAAAAATTTGTCAACCAGTGCAAAGCTAGAGTTTTAAAATATTCGGCTATCCAAACCAAACAAAGCCAGCGCTTAGGCATGTGGTGCGACTGGGCTAATTCTTATTTCACTATGTCCGATGCCAATAATTATGCCATCTGGCACTTTTTGAAAGTCTGCCACGAGCGTAATTGGCTCTATAAAGGCCACGACTCAGTCCCCTGGTGTCCCCGCTGTGAAACGGCGATTTCCCAGCACGAAATGTTAACCGAGGACTATAAAGAAATCGTTCACCAGGCAATTTACTTAGAATTACCGTTGGTTAACCGGACCAAGGAGTATTTATTGGTTTGGACAACTACCCCTTGGACCATTCCGGCTAATATTAGCGTGGCTGTGGATAAAAAACTTGATTACAGTTTGGTGGAAGGGGACAGTGGTAATCAGTTTTGGGTGGTGAAAGACCGGGTGCAGGCAATTTTTGGCCCTGATCCAAAGATTATTAAAACCATAAAAGGGAAAGAATTAGTTGGCCTGCAATATTCTGCCCCATTTGATGATTTAGCGGCCGTGGCGGCTGTCGCTAAGAAGTATCCGGCTAAATTTCACCGGGTGATTGCCACCGATACCCTAATCTTACCGGTGACCACAACTGAAGGCACGGGTTTAATTCATACGGCCGTCAGCGCCGGCGCGGAAGATTTTAAATTGGGCCAAAAATATGGCTTACCGCTGATTCCGGTGATTAGCGACAACGCTGATTATTTACCGGAATTAGGCTGGCTAGCCGGCTTAAATGCTAAAAAACACCCGGAAATTATCTTGGATTATTTAACCAAACTTGATGCTTCCGGCCATGACTGTGTTTTCAAGATAGAACCATATAAACACCGTTACCCGGCCTGTTGGCGCTGTAAGTCTGAGTTGGTTTGGAAAGTTACCGACGAATGGTACATCGCGATGGACCGTCCCGATCCGACTGACAAGAAAAAAAGAACCTTACGCCAGGAATTAATGGCTGTGGCTAAAAAAGTTAATTGGATTCCCTCATTTGGTTTGGAGCGGGAGTTAGATTGGCTGCAGAATATGCACGACTGGTTGATTTCTAAAAAGAACCGCTATTGGGGATTAGCCTTGCCGATTTATGAATGCCCTGAATGTGGTCATTTCGAAGTTATCGGCAGCAAAGAAGAGCTAAAAAAACAAGCAGTTTCCGGCTGGGACCAGTTTAGCGGCCATACGCCCCACAAACCCTGGGTGGATTACGTCAAGACTAAATGCTCGCACTGCGGCACGATTGTTTCCCGGGTCGAACCGGTCGGCAATCCTTGGCTGGATGCCGGCATTGTCCCTTTCTCTACTCTGCCTGAAGCCTGGTTTCCGGCGGATTTTATCACCGAAGCCTTTCCTGGCCAGTTTAAAAACTGGTTTTATGCCATGTTAGTTATGTCTACGGTTTTGAAAAAAACTAATCCCTATAAAACCGTTTTAGGCTACGAATCAGTGGTCGGTGAAGACGGTCGGCCGATGCATAAAAGCTGGGGAAATGCGATCGAGTTCAACGACGGTGCCCAGAAAATCGGGGTGGATATTATGCGTTGGATGTATTGCCAAACATTACCTACGGCAGTATTGCCGTTTGGCTTTAGGAAGGCCGAAGAGATTAGGCGGCAGTTTTTCCTGATTTTATGGAACTCTTACCGCTTTTTTACTACTCAGGCCAATGTCCAAAACTGGCAGCCGCCACTCCGCACTCCGTACTCCGCGGTCCGTACTAATAATATCTTAGACCGCTGGATTATCAGCCGTTTAAATCAAACCATTAAAGTCGTAACCGGATCATTAGATAAGTATTACACTGCTCTAGCCACCGAAACTCTGGAAAAGTTCATCAGCGATTTTTCTACTTGGTATATCCGCCGTTCCCGTAATCGGCCGCAATCTCTGCCGGTAATGTATCACAGCCTGGTAATCTTATCTCAGCTATTAGCCCCCTTTATACCGTTTTTGTCTGAGTATCTTTTCCGTCAGCTAACGCATCAACAGTCAGTTCATTTATCTGATTGGCCGAAAGCTGACCCTGCTTTAATTAATCAAAGTTTGGAAAAAGACATGCTTAAAGCCCGGCAATTAGTCGAATTAATCCATAGCCAGAGGAAAGCTTTAAATCTTAAAGTCCGCCAGCCTTTAGCCAAGGCCACAGTCAATTCTCCGGTTTTTGGTTCCTCAGAATTAAGAAACTTAATTTTGGAAGAAACTAATATTAAAAAGTTAATTTTTAAAGGAAAAGGTGACGGGAAAGTTATTTTGGATACTAAACTAACACCTCAGTTAGAAGCAGAAGGGAAGACCCGCGATTTAATTCGGGCCATTCAATCTGCCAGGAAACAAGCCGGCACCAGTCTCGACGAGGAAATTAATTTAGAGTTACCGGACTGGCCCAAGGCTTTTGAAGCCGAGATTAAGAAAAAAACTTTAGTTAAGAAATTAATTTTGGCTAAAGCGCTTAAAGTAATCCGGTTATGCCGTTCCTAA
- the murD gene encoding UDP-N-acetylmuramoyl-L-alanine--D-glutamate ligase — MQFVNQSVAILGLGEEGQDLLHWLKANTQNCRIKVFDKVKVVDLAAFDIVFRSPGFYRFSPMLLAAEKSGVIISSATKLFFSLCPCPIIGVTGTKGKGTTAALITQILKKSGQNIYLAGNIGKPMLSLLNKLKSSDLVCLELSSFQLQDLTQSPHIAVVLNITSEHLNIHKNVAEYRQAKTNILRYQHPDDYAVINGDYPTTRSMAVLTKGKVSFFSRHNLSLDPTRVKLRGEHNLENIAAAMTAARLAGAEKEIILKTVYSFKGLEHRLELVREFKQVKFYNDSFSTTPETAIAALNSFTEAIIIILGGSDKKSDYSQLQQTIVNRSNLKALILIGKMGSKIGQNLAGFKGRIISGGQTMQQIVSQAKDLTSPGDVVVLSPACASFDMFKNYKDRGNQFKTYVKKLH, encoded by the coding sequence ATGCAGTTTGTAAATCAAAGCGTTGCTATCTTAGGCTTAGGCGAAGAAGGTCAGGATCTACTTCACTGGCTTAAGGCTAATACCCAAAACTGCCGGATTAAGGTTTTTGACAAAGTTAAAGTTGTCGATTTAGCCGCTTTTGACATTGTTTTCCGTTCCCCGGGTTTTTATCGTTTTAGTCCGATGCTTTTAGCCGCCGAAAAATCCGGCGTAATTATTTCCAGCGCCACCAAATTGTTTTTTTCTCTTTGCCCTTGTCCGATCATTGGTGTTACCGGCACTAAGGGAAAGGGAACCACTGCCGCTTTAATTACCCAAATTTTAAAAAAGTCCGGTCAGAATATTTATCTGGCTGGGAATATCGGCAAACCGATGTTGTCATTGTTAAATAAACTTAAATCAAGCGATTTGGTCTGTTTGGAATTATCCAGTTTTCAGCTTCAGGATTTAACTCAAAGCCCCCATATTGCTGTGGTTTTAAACATCACCAGCGAACATTTAAATATCCATAAAAATGTTGCCGAATATCGCCAGGCAAAAACCAATATTTTAAGATATCAGCACCCTGACGATTATGCCGTGATTAATGGCGACTATCCGACAACCAGGTCAATGGCGGTTTTAACTAAAGGGAAAGTTAGTTTCTTTTCCCGCCACAATTTAAGCTTAGACCCTACCCGGGTTAAGCTTCGGGGCGAGCATAACTTAGAGAATATTGCGGCGGCCATGACTGCGGCACGCCTTGCCGGAGCGGAGAAGGAAATAATTTTAAAGACCGTTTATAGTTTTAAAGGCCTAGAACATCGTTTGGAATTAGTCAGAGAGTTTAAGCAGGTTAAATTTTATAATGATTCTTTTTCGACCACTCCGGAAACGGCCATTGCCGCTCTTAATTCATTTACCGAAGCGATAATAATTATTCTGGGCGGCTCTGATAAAAAATCCGATTATTCGCAGCTACAGCAAACAATTGTTAATCGTTCCAACCTTAAAGCCCTTATTTTAATTGGGAAAATGGGTTCGAAGATCGGCCAAAATTTGGCTGGATTTAAAGGCCGGATTATTTCCGGCGGGCAAACCATGCAGCAAATTGTTTCTCAGGCTAAAGATTTAACCTCACCGGGAGATGTGGTTGTTTTGTCTCCGGCTTGTGCCAGTTTTGACATGTTTAAAAACTATAAGGACCGGGGTAATCAATTTAAAACCTATGTTAAAAAGCTTCATTAA
- the ftsZ gene encoding cell division protein FtsZ: MALVKPDLNTFAKIKVLGIGGGGGNALSNMVKSGQIKGVEFVAINTDAQALLSCQAETKIQIGEKLTGGLGSGADPKIGQEAAEETKDRIREFLFVADMVFLTAGMGGGTGTGASPLIAEIAKEVGALTVAVVTKPFLFEGTKRMVTAEEGIEELKGKVDALIVVPNQRLMDVIDKNLTLIEAFKMADSILSQGVQGISDLITTPGIINVDFADVKKVMKDSGTALMGMGSGVGENRAQTAARLAIASPLLETSIEGAKGMLFNIVGGADLTMSEVNQAADIISRTTDADAEIIFGATIDQTLVDQVKITVIATGFDETRQKLRNLSSREDKTKSSIKSSAEEKPELTEVKKDEPSDEFDIPAFLRQGR, encoded by the coding sequence ATGGCTTTAGTTAAACCTGATTTGAATACCTTTGCCAAAATTAAAGTTTTAGGTATTGGTGGCGGTGGTGGCAATGCTCTTTCCAACATGGTTAAATCCGGCCAAATTAAAGGGGTGGAATTCGTGGCGATTAATACTGACGCTCAGGCGCTTTTATCCTGCCAAGCGGAAACTAAAATTCAGATCGGGGAAAAATTAACCGGTGGTTTGGGTTCGGGTGCCGATCCTAAAATCGGCCAAGAAGCCGCTGAAGAGACGAAAGACAGAATCAGGGAATTTTTATTTGTGGCAGACATGGTCTTTCTCACTGCCGGAATGGGCGGCGGCACCGGCACCGGCGCCAGTCCCCTTATTGCCGAGATTGCTAAAGAGGTTGGAGCTTTGACCGTAGCCGTGGTTACCAAACCGTTTTTATTTGAAGGCACGAAAAGGATGGTGACTGCCGAAGAAGGCATCGAAGAATTAAAAGGGAAAGTTGATGCTTTGATTGTTGTGCCGAATCAGCGCTTAATGGACGTGATTGATAAAAACTTAACTTTAATAGAAGCCTTTAAAATGGCCGACAGTATTCTTTCTCAGGGAGTCCAGGGGATTTCCGATTTAATTACCACGCCGGGGATTATCAATGTCGATTTTGCCGATGTTAAAAAAGTGATGAAAGATTCCGGTACAGCTTTGATGGGGATGGGTTCGGGGGTGGGGGAGAATCGGGCCCAGACAGCCGCGCGTTTAGCCATTGCTTCACCGCTTTTGGAAACTTCCATCGAAGGGGCTAAGGGGATGTTGTTTAACATTGTCGGCGGGGCTGATTTAACTATGAGCGAAGTTAATCAGGCTGCCGACATTATTTCCCGGACGACCGATGCCGACGCCGAGATTATTTTCGGTGCCACCATTGATCAAACTTTAGTTGACCAGGTAAAAATTACCGTGATCGCCACTGGTTTTGACGAAACCCGCCAAAAGCTCAGAAATCTGTCCAGCCGTGAAGACAAAACGAAATCATCAATTAAATCGTCGGCTGAAGAAAAACCGGAATTAACCGAAGTGAAAAAAGATGAGCCTTCCGACGAATTCGACATTCCGGCATTTTTGCGCCAAGGGAGATAA
- the ftsA gene encoding cell division protein FtsA, producing the protein MKNQIISAIDIGTTKITTIIATLSPELDKINVIGVANTASKGLRKSQIVDIDEAIESITQSVESAERMAGYTISSSIVSISGIHIESLNSKGVVAVAEPEGEISPNDVSRVIEAARAVSLPTSREILHVIPRDFKVDAQEGVKDPVGMSGVRLEAEAHIVTGSSTAMRNISKCVSEIGVEVDSLVFSGLASAEAVITPTEKELGVVLVDIGGGSTAISVFVEGALSFSSVLPVGAKNITNDLAIGLRVSLETAEKIKIALSKLEKDGGEDDELDFKKLNLNEDVGKLSKKTLIEGIIRPRLNEILGLVGEQLKKSGFGGVTPAGVVVTGGGALTVGLINSCKRSLSLPVRIGYPKGLSGLVDEIKSPSFATAWGLIQYGVKNSKGVKANSPIKKFGQIFQKIPVKGLFSKGIKLIKSFLP; encoded by the coding sequence ATGAAAAACCAAATTATCTCTGCGATTGATATCGGGACGACTAAAATTACCACAATTATTGCTACCCTTAGCCCTGAGTTAGATAAAATTAATGTGATCGGCGTTGCCAACACCGCCTCCAAGGGGTTGAGGAAAAGCCAGATTGTGGACATTGACGAAGCCATTGAATCAATCACTCAAAGCGTTGAGTCAGCCGAACGTATGGCTGGTTATACGATTTCTTCCAGCATTGTTTCAATTTCCGGGATTCACATCGAATCGTTAAACAGCAAGGGCGTTGTGGCCGTGGCTGAACCGGAAGGAGAAATTAGTCCTAATGACGTCAGTCGGGTAATTGAAGCCGCCCGGGCGGTTTCTTTGCCGACATCCAGAGAAATTCTACATGTCATTCCCCGTGACTTTAAAGTTGATGCTCAGGAAGGGGTGAAAGATCCGGTGGGGATGAGCGGGGTTCGCCTGGAAGCAGAAGCTCACATCGTCACCGGCAGTTCCACTGCCATGCGTAATATCAGCAAGTGTGTTTCGGAAATTGGCGTGGAAGTTGATAGTTTAGTTTTTTCCGGGTTAGCCAGCGCTGAAGCGGTTATCACGCCTACAGAAAAAGAGTTGGGTGTAGTTTTGGTGGATATCGGCGGCGGCAGTACCGCCATTTCTGTTTTTGTCGAAGGGGCTCTGTCTTTCTCTTCAGTTTTACCGGTAGGTGCGAAAAATATTACTAATGATTTGGCGATTGGTTTGCGAGTCAGCTTGGAAACTGCCGAGAAAATTAAAATCGCTCTTTCTAAATTGGAAAAAGATGGCGGCGAAGACGATGAACTCGACTTTAAAAAATTAAACTTAAATGAGGACGTCGGTAAATTATCAAAAAAAACCTTAATTGAAGGTATTATCCGGCCGCGCTTAAATGAAATTCTTGGCTTAGTTGGTGAACAGTTGAAAAAATCCGGTTTTGGCGGTGTTACCCCGGCCGGCGTGGTTGTAACCGGCGGCGGCGCGCTCACGGTTGGCTTGATTAATTCTTGCAAGCGGTCTCTTTCCTTGCCGGTAAGAATTGGTTACCCGAAAGGATTAAGCGGATTAGTCGATGAAATTAAATCACCCAGTTTTGCCACCGCCTGGGGATTAATTCAATATGGAGTTAAGAATTCCAAGGGTGTTAAAGCTAACTCACCGATTAAAAAATTCGGTCAAATTTTTCAAAAAATTCCTGTCAAAGGCTTATTTTCTAAAGGCATTAAGCTAATTAAATCCTTCTTGCCTTAA
- a CDS encoding UDP-N-acetylglucosamine--N-acetylmuramyl-(pentapeptide) pyrophosphoryl-undecaprenol N-acetylglucosamine transferase, with translation MNHPSVVLSGSHLTPAQAVGEKLKEHSWPVNYFSSKSAKFNRHQLFLSSLSLFKLPVSIFKSWYYLVKLKPKVVVSFGGFSALPVCVAAKLLGLPLIIHEQTFAAGLTSRITALIADKIAISWLESQRYFPKKKTVLTGNPLRQEILNLYCPTPSVLRPVIFITAGHQGSKFINQTVAEILPKLLLKYKVYHQFGLIQSSASWERERQFQHPQYILKRWFSAPELASILRQASLVISRSGINTVTELAYLSKPAILIPLLTAQKNEQLTNARFLKSLGLAIILSQKQLTGAKLQKTITKALRCLPQASTRKLDFSLVANAADNLYQVIRPFLP, from the coding sequence ATGAATCACCCGTCCGTTGTTTTAAGCGGCAGCCATTTGACCCCAGCGCAGGCTGTCGGCGAGAAATTAAAGGAACATAGTTGGCCAGTAAATTATTTTTCTTCAAAATCTGCCAAATTTAATCGGCACCAACTGTTTCTTTCAAGTTTGTCTTTATTTAAATTGCCGGTAAGTATTTTTAAGTCCTGGTATTATCTGGTTAAACTTAAACCAAAGGTAGTTGTCAGTTTTGGCGGATTTTCGGCCCTTCCTGTTTGTGTGGCCGCCAAATTATTAGGGCTGCCTTTAATTATTCATGAACAGACTTTTGCTGCCGGATTAACTTCCCGAATTACCGCTTTAATCGCCGATAAAATCGCGATTTCCTGGCTGGAAAGCCAAAGGTATTTTCCCAAAAAGAAAACCGTTTTAACCGGCAACCCGCTCCGCCAGGAAATCTTGAATCTCTATTGCCCTACGCCCTCTGTCCTGCGCCCTGTAATTTTTATCACCGCTGGACACCAGGGGTCAAAGTTTATTAATCAAACAGTGGCGGAAATCTTACCGAAATTATTATTAAAATATAAAGTCTACCATCAGTTTGGCCTTATCCAGTCTTCCGCTTCATGGGAACGGGAGCGGCAATTTCAACACCCTCAATATATTCTTAAACGTTGGTTTTCCGCTCCGGAGCTAGCCTCAATTTTACGACAAGCTTCGTTAGTAATCAGCCGCAGCGGCATCAATACCGTGACCGAACTGGCGTATTTAAGCAAACCGGCGATTCTCATTCCTTTGTTGACAGCGCAGAAGAATGAACAGTTGACTAACGCCCGTTTTTTAAAATCTTTAGGTTTAGCGATTATCTTGTCCCAAAAACAACTCACCGGAGCCAAATTACAAAAAACCATCACCAAGGCCTTACGTTGTCTTCCCCAAGCTTCAACCAGAAAATTAGACTTTTCTTTAGTTGCTAATGCTGCCGATAATCTCTATCAAGTTATTCGCCCTTTCTTGCCGTGA
- a CDS encoding FtsW/RodA/SpoVE family cell cycle protein, which translates to MPFLIPVLIILIFSFLSLISISLALGLDQLLFIAVGLLAFFVFSRLPYSLHRYVVKIYSVFVVIFLLLPFLFGTLTRGAIRWIQIGPLTLQPSEIIKPFLIIIFSAFMANRPRILTYSLVLIIPAVLIFKQPDLGSALVIVAVWLGILLASKISFKTLTIFSLAVLLVSPLAWRGLKAYQQQRIASFLNPYADPKVSGYHLIQSVISVGSGGFFGRGLGHGPQSQLKFLPERQTDFIFASLSEELGFAGSLTLILAYFFLLKWLLAVTLKASDEFGRLISAGVFSLIFFQFTVNVGMNLGLLPITGITLPLVSSGGSSILAISICFGLVYNISKSSPPQKSLEIK; encoded by the coding sequence ATGCCGTTCCTAATTCCTGTTTTAATTATTTTAATTTTTAGTTTTTTAAGCCTGATCTCTATTTCTCTGGCCTTGGGTTTAGATCAGCTGTTATTTATTGCTGTCGGCTTATTGGCTTTTTTTGTTTTTAGCCGGCTGCCCTATTCTCTTCATCGTTATGTGGTTAAAATTTATTCTGTTTTTGTCGTCATTTTTTTATTACTGCCTTTCTTATTCGGTACCTTAACCCGCGGGGCGATCCGCTGGATTCAAATTGGCCCGTTAACTTTGCAACCGTCAGAAATTATTAAGCCGTTTTTAATCATTATTTTTAGCGCTTTTATGGCCAACCGTCCTCGAATCTTAACTTATAGTTTAGTATTGATAATTCCCGCAGTGTTAATTTTTAAACAGCCGGACTTAGGCAGTGCTTTGGTAATTGTGGCTGTTTGGTTGGGTATTTTACTTGCCTCAAAAATATCTTTCAAAACATTGACAATCTTTTCTTTAGCCGTTTTATTAGTTAGCCCGCTGGCTTGGCGTGGACTAAAAGCTTATCAGCAGCAGCGTATCGCCAGTTTTCTTAATCCTTACGCCGACCCTAAAGTTTCCGGCTACCACTTAATCCAATCAGTTATTTCTGTCGGCTCCGGCGGATTTTTCGGTCGGGGATTAGGTCACGGACCGCAATCACAATTGAAATTCTTGCCCGAACGCCAGACTGATTTCATTTTTGCTTCCTTAAGCGAAGAGCTGGGGTTTGCCGGTTCCCTGACTTTAATTCTCGCTTATTTTTTTCTGTTAAAATGGCTGCTGGCCGTGACACTTAAAGCTTCAGATGAATTTGGCCGGTTAATTAGTGCCGGTGTTTTTAGTCTGATTTTTTTTCAATTTACCGTAAATGTGGGGATGAATTTAGGCTTACTGCCGATTACCGGCATTACCCTCCCTTTAGTTTCCTCCGGCGGCAGCTCGATTTTAGCCATCTCGATTTGTTTCGGCCTGGTTTACAACATTTCCAAGAGCAGCCCGCCCCAAAAATCTTTAGAAATTAAGTAA
- the murI gene encoding glutamate racemase, with protein MGDNRPIAIIDSGLGGLSIAQAIWPLLPHESTLYLADHLFFPYGEKDELTINHRLIPLINFCLTKNCKLVVIACNTITASSISFLRSIYPLPFIGTEPAIKPAIRANFKENIVVLATQATIAKLHLSASIQAIACRDLAPAIEKYGADPRRLTPVVKKYLSLIKSPYSAIVLGCTHYLLIKNLIKSLLPPNVVIIEPSQAIARQTQAVLTKKNLLAVNAKASRVFYTTANRRSVSLIASKLLKSRIIFTSCSL; from the coding sequence ATGGGGGATAATCGACCAATTGCCATTATTGACTCAGGCTTAGGGGGCTTAAGTATTGCCCAGGCAATTTGGCCGCTTTTACCGCACGAATCCACTTTATATTTAGCTGATCATCTCTTTTTTCCCTATGGCGAAAAAGATGAGTTAACCATTAATCACCGTCTCATTCCTTTAATTAATTTTTGTTTAACCAAAAACTGTAAATTAGTGGTGATTGCCTGCAATACCATTACTGCCAGCTCAATTTCTTTTTTGCGCTCAATTTACCCTTTGCCGTTTATTGGCACTGAGCCGGCGATTAAACCGGCAATTAGGGCTAATTTTAAGGAAAATATTGTTGTTTTGGCCACCCAGGCAACCATTGCTAAGCTTCACCTATCAGCCTCGATTCAAGCGATTGCCTGTCGCGATTTGGCCCCGGCGATCGAAAAATATGGCGCCGATCCGCGCCGACTGACTCCGGTAGTAAAAAAATATTTATCTTTAATTAAATCTCCTTATTCGGCTATTGTTTTAGGCTGTACTCATTATCTATTAATTAAAAACTTAATTAAATCTTTATTGCCCCCTAATGTGGTCATTATTGAACCCAGTCAGGCAATTGCCCGGCAGACGCAGGCTGTTTTAACCAAGAAAAACTTATTAGCGGTCAACGCTAAGGCTAGTCGTGTTTTTTACACCACTGCTAACCGTCGTTCAGTGTCTCTGATCGCCTCAAAATTACTCAAAAGTCGTATAATATTTACATCATGCAGTTTGTAA